AAATGTCTACCCATCGTAACGCAGACAGAAATATGGGATACCCATACACAGCAGCGGGCAATTATTGAGTGTCCGGTTAAAACGATGAACATAGATGAAAACGCTGGCATCTACCAAGTTGATACTGGAATTGTGCTATTTCCAGATCTGTCAAAGCGATATGATCGGCAGATTGAGGCGTTCAGCCTCGCTTACGTTGCTTTCAACGCACCGCACTTCGCTGACTTCGTTATCGAACGCCCCACTGCCATCGTTGAAAATGGCGTAGAAGTCACCCAAGTTTACCACTATTCCGAAATTCGGAGTTTAGAAGCAAAAAATACCGTGTTCTGCATCGGTGAACTTTAACAGACATTCCCATTCAGATAAATGTAGTTAGGTCGGTTCGATGCCTGCACCTGCACTGTAAACAAATTTCCTTGCAAAAATTTTTCTGTTTCCTTATAATGCTTGGTAAAGCACCGAACCGTATGTCAGATTTTAATAGGTGCTAATAACAACTCGCATGATACTTTATACGGAGGACAGAAGTATGAAAAGTGTTCACATAAGTCTTGTTTTAGCACTAATACTTGCACTTGCATTTGTTAGTGCGCCGAAAGCTGATAACCACCAATCCCAATCGCTAACCATTGTCTGGGCAGAATGGGATCCCGCTAATTACTTGCAGGAACTCTCAAAAGACTTTACCGCTGAAACCGGAATAACCGTTGATGTCATCCAGATTCCGTGGCCCAATTTCCAAGATAAAGTCTTTACAGCGTTTGTCGGGAAAAGCGACCTTTACGACATCGTCATTGGCGATAGTCAGTGGCTCGGCAGGAACTCTCAAGGCAAAAACTACATCAATCTAACCGATTGGATCAATGAAAATATCGATGTAGATGCTATCTACGGCCCCGCGATGACTGCGTTTGCTGAATACCCGAAAGGCAGTGGAACATATTGGGCATTGCCCGCAGAGGTAGATGCCGCTGGATACGTCTACCGGAAAGACCTTTTTGAAGCCCCGAAGGAAATGGCGGCGTTTGAAAAGAAATATGGCTACGCACTCGCACCCCCGAAAACTTACGATCAACTCCGGGATATTGCCGAATTTTTTACGCGCCCAGATGATGACCTCTACGGTATCGCAACGTGGTATAGCAAAGAATATGACGGTATTACGATGGGATTTCAACAGGTGATGTGGAGTTTCGGTGGTTCCTATGGCGACGCAGAGACCTATAAAGTCGCTGGACTCCTTAACTCTGAAGACGCTGCCAAAGCACTCGAATTCTACACCGACCTGCTCCAATTTTCACCCCCGGATGCCCCAAACTATTATTGGGCGGAAACGCTGAACGCTTACAATTCTGGTAAGGTCGCGATGGCAATGAATTATTTCGCCTTTTTCCCTGGGGTGATTAACCCAGAGGTGAATAAGATCTCGCACGATAAGAGCGGTTTCTTTATCGCACCCGCCGGCCCGAAAGGACACTATATCAGCATCGGTGGACAAGGCATGTCGATTTCTTCCTATTCTAAGAACAAAGATATTGCCAAGCAATACATGAAATGGTTTATGCAGAAACCTGTGCAGGAGAAATGGGCCGCACTCGGTGGCTTCACACCGCACAAAGAGGTGTTGCAGTCGGATACCTTTAAGATGGCAACGCCCTTTAACGAAGCCTTCGCTGCGAGTTTCCCATACCTTCGCGATTTCTGGGCAGTGCCGGAATACGCAGAACTCTTAGCGGCTTGCCAGACGCATTGGAACGCAGCCATCTCCAAAATCAAGTCCCCTAAAGAGGCACTCGACGCTATCGCACGAGAGCATGAGGAAATCTTTGAGGACGCAGGCTACTACGACGAGTAAGGATTGAAAGGGTGAAAGATTGCAAATGCAGTCCTTCACCCGCCATCCGCCATTACAGTTGCCATTTTTTGATTCATCTTAAATCCTGCCGACAAGTATCGTTGCGCGTGATAGCAAGAGGACATTCCCCTATAACACACGAGGTGGCACAATGCAGAAGCAGATTCAGGCAGCACCGACAATCATTTATCCCGAATCAGATGGGGAACCTATGGCTGAAACCGATCGACATCGAAATCTCATGATGGATTTTATTTTTATGCTTAAGGAACATTTTGAGGATGTCAACGATGTATACGTCTCAGGAAACCTACTGATGTATTATGAGGAAGGCAACATTTACAAATCTGTAGCTCCCGATGTGTTCGTTGTTTTCGGTGTCAGTAAGAAAGAGCGGCGGACGTATCGGACGTGGGAAGAGGCGCGCACTCCTGATTTTGTGTTGGAGGTCGAGAGTCCAAGCACATACACCAACGATATAACAGATAAGAAATCGCTCTATGCGTCTGTGTTAAGTGTTCAAGAGTATTACATTTACGACCCCTATGGAGAAGTACATCCACATTTTCAAGGGTATCGACTGGTAGACGGGGTATATCAAGAGATCGCGTTTGTGGATGAACGTTTACCGTCAGTCGTACTCGGTTTGGAGTTAGGGGAGCGAGACGGTATTCTGAGTTTGTACGATGCGAATCATTCTGCGTGGGTTCCACCGCCGAAGGCACGGGTTTTAGAGGCGGAAGCACGTGTTGAAAATGCGGAGGCGCGCGTTGCACAAGAGGCAGAAGCACGGCAAAGAGAGGCAGAAGCACGGGAACACGCCGAAACAGAACTTGCTAAGGCTTTAGTGGTTATTGAACAGCTTAAAGAAAAAACACAGGACTGACAAATCGGCTGTCGGTGTATCTGCTAACAGCAAGAGGTGCCTGGTTTCCCGAAAGCCTCTTTTCTGATGGCTGACGGCTTTCGTAAATAATATGCAAACCAACCACCCGTACAAGACATCGCGCGGGATGAGCGACTACCAAATAAAGATGGCATTCATCATGCCCACCATGGTTTTGCTCATCTTGATGAACATCTTTCCGCTCCTCTGGTCGTTGTACCTAAGTTTCCATCGCTACAAGGCCTCAATGCCCGCAGCTCCAAGGTTTATTGGTGTTCGTAATTATGCACGCCTCCTTCAAGACCCAGAGATATGGGGTTACTTTCAAACCACTGCATATTTCGTCCTGTTAGCAGTCGCGGCACAATTCTTGATCGGGTTCGGGTTAGCACTGCTCCTGAATCGTGAATTCCGATATAAAGGCTTCATTACAACACTTCTCCTGCTCCCGATGATGCTATCCCCCGTAGTTGTCGGACTCTTTTGGCGTTTTATTCTTTACTCAGATAATTCCGGATTGCTGAATTTTTTCCTGAGCCCTATTCTGAAATCTCCGATCGGCTGGACGACCCATCCGAAAGTGGCAATGTTATCTGTTGTTATTGTCGATACATGGATGTGGTCACCCTTCATGATGTTGATCGCTTTAGCCGGATTAAGCGCTGTTCCGAAATATCTCTATGAAGCCGCTGATGTCGATAGAGCCTCCGCTTGGTTCAAGTTCCGATGGATTACGCTGCCATTGGTATCACCCCTTCTACTCATTGCACTCCTGTTCCGAACAATGGATGCCTTCAAAATGTTCGACATCGTCTATGTCCTAACCCGTGAGGGGGGCCCCGGCACCGCTACAGAAACTGTATCAATGAACCTCTATAAACTCGCTTTTCGGAACTATAACACCGGCAAGGCGTGTGCAATGGCATACATTCTGCTCATCATTATCGTTGCACTGAGCAATATCTACGTGAAATACCTCAACCGCGTTAAAGGGGAAACATAAGGAAAATGCGGAATCGGAAAAATTTTTGGCACTACCTCATAATTGCATTCATTGCCGTGGCTGTGATTATCTATATCACGCCGATTTATTGGATTTTGGCAACGTCTCTGAAAGGTTTCGCAGATATTACCACGAAACTTCCCAAGTTCGTCTTTAAAATATCGCTGGAAAACTATCAGAAATTAATGCCTTCAGAAGGGGTCCCGGGCGTAACATACATTTTTCTCGCAGAGGTGTTCATAGGACTACTCCTGTTCGGCGTTTTTTCTCTGTTTAAGGCGAAGTTACCCCGCTATCTCGGTTTGGTCTGGAATATTATTTTCGTTTTAACCTGTCTCTATAGTTTTCTGAGTCTGCCGCCGATGCAGAGTCGTCTTCAAACGGATGCCCGATTCAATTTCCTGCTACTGATCGTCTGCACAATTATCGCCTATCTGTTGATTGACCCATTAAGGAAAACAGGCAGCATAGCCTCACAAACTGAGAAGAAACTGCGACTGACGGTCGTCTTACCGAGCGTCTTTGGAACAATCGCTGTTTGTGTCGCATTGGCGAACGGTGGGTCCAAGTATTTCTATCAATTGCTCAATAGTATTATCATTGGTGGTGGTAGCACAATTCTCGCAGTCGGACTCGGAACGCTTGCAGCTTACGCCTTTTCCCGATTCGACGTAGCCGGTAAAGACGACCTACTCTTCTTCATCCTCAGCACACGGATGTTACCCCCTGTCGTTGTCGTCATTCCGATCTATCTGATGTATAGTGAACTCGGTTTGCGAGACACACACTTTGGGTTGATCCTGCTCTATACCACCTTTAATGTCTCGTTTGCGGTGTGGCTCATGAAAGGATTCATTGATGAAATTCCGAAGGAGTATGAAGATGCTGCACTCGTTGATGGTTACTCTCGATTTCAAACCTTTGTGAAGGTGATTTTACCACAATCCGTTACGGGTATCGCCGCAACTGCAGTGTTTTGTCTCATTACAGCATGGAACGAATTCGCCTTCGCCTTGGTGCTCACAGAAGTCGGTGGCAAAGCCGTAACCGCGCCGCCCTCAATTACCAGTGCGACCGGTTCTGCAGGCATGGATTGGGGAAAAATCGCTGCAGCGACGTTTGTTTTCCTGCTCCCCGTCGCTGTTTTTACTTTCCTAATGCGGGGACACTTACTCAGAGGCGTTACTTTTGGCGCAGTGAAAAAGTGAGAATACATCCTTAAAAGTAGTAGGCACGCGCCGCGTGCCGTAGACGTGTTTATAGAAACTGAAAACTTCTGTGGATTTCCAAATAGAAATAGTGCTAAAATACGTGTAACCTTTAGATGACAGTTTGGGGTAATACCGGCAAGTCCGAAAAAACGATGAACGGAGGTTCCTAAGATGAACAGACCAGCACTGCCACTCACCGATCAAGAGATGCGGGATTTCATCATCAACGGGTACGTCAAGGTAAAGACCGACTTCCCGCCGAGTTTTCATGAAAATGTTTACGAACAACTGGAAACAATGTTTGAAACGGGCAATCTGGGGAACAACGTCCTGCCGCTCATCCCTGAGATGCAGGAGGTTTTTGACCATCCCGTTGTCCACGGCGCAATGCAAGGCGTACTCGGCGCGGACTACGTTATGCATCCACACCGATACTGCCACTACAACCCTGAAGGGAGTGACGGGCAAGGTTTCCATAAGGATACTTATGAAGGCGATGAACAGATTCGTCGGCACCGATGCCGTTGGACGATGGCGTTCTATTATCCGCAGGATGTCACGGAAGATATGGGGGCTACCGCCGTTTTACCCGGTTCGCAGTATTATGAGACTGGTGAAAGCGCACACGAGCAGCCGGACCTCTCGCTCTGTGGTGAAGCCGGAACTGTGACAATCGTCCATTACGATTTATGGCACCGCGCAACTCCGAATCGGAGCGATAAGAAACGGTACATGGTGAAATTCCTCTTTTCCCGATTGGGCGAGCCGCAAACACCGGCGTGGAACAGCGATACGGCTAACTGGTACAACGGCGAAGAACCTGAACATCCGGAAATGTGGGAATCTTTATGGGACTGGTATTATGGGAAGCAGAACGGAAACCCTGCCAATGGTGTTTCGCGTGCTGAGGTAGACGCTCTTATCGGAACTTTGGATAACGATAACGAGAGAGAAAGGCTAAATGCCGCGTATCGTTTAGGACGCGTTGGTGCTGCTGCTGTGCCTTCCTTGAAGCAGGCGTTGCACGGTAAATCTGATGCTATCCGCAACTACGCCGGGTATGCCCTGAGTCTCACTGGTGCACCCGCTGTTCTGACACTCATTGACGCACTGCAAGCGGCAAATGATTCCGTCCGTGGCACCGCGGCGTATGCCTTAGCGGATATGGGCAAAACCGCACAAGAGGCGATGCCTGCGTTAACTCGCGCTGCACAAGATTCCTCCGAATGGGTACGACGACACGCCACAGAGGCATTGGGACTCATCGGACAACAGGTTTCTGAAGAGATGGACCTGTCCGAGACTGTACAGGTCTTAACAAACGGATTGCATGATGACTATTACTGGATTCGCGATAACGCTGCCCGTTCCTTAGCAAAATTAGGCACACTCGCTGAACCGGCAATCCCTACCCTTATTGAGCAGCTCGAAGATGAGAATCGATATGTCCGCTTCCATGCCGCATTGGCCTTAAAGCAAATTAAGACACCAGAGGCGCAGGACGCGCTTTTCAATCACCTATTTGCTTCGCGTTGGTGTACGCTAACGACACGCGGAACACCATATTAGAGAACATCTCTTAAATGCCCTAATAGAATTTGACTCCCTGTCAGAAAAAATAGAGGAGGGCGCGCAAGATGAATAGACCGACACTGCCACTCACCGATGAACAGATGCGGGATTTCATCATCAACGGGTACGTCAAGGTGAAAACCGATTTCCCGTCGAGTTTTCATGAGAATATTCGTCAGCAATTGGACACAATGTTTGAGGAAACCGGGAATTTGGGGAACAATCTCCTGCCAGCTATCCCTGAAATTCAAGAAGTTTTTGACCATCCTGTGGTTCATGGCGCGATGCAAGGTGTGCTCGGTTCGGACTACGTCATGCATCCACACCGATACTGCCATTTCAATCAACAGGGCAGCGAGGGTCAGAATTTTCATAAAGACAGTTATGCAGGAGACGAACAGATTCGTCGGCACCGGTGTCGTTGGACGATGGCGTTCTACTACCCGCAGGATGTCACAGAAGATATGGGACCAACGGCTGTGCTGCCGGGTTCTCAGTATTACGAGACGGGTGAAAGTGCGCATGAACAGCCAGAAGTTGCACTCTGTGGCGAAGCAGGGACTGTGACGATTGTCCACTACGATTTATGGCACCGCGCAATGCCAAATCGGAGCGACAAAAAGCGATATATGTTAAAGTTTCTCTTTATCCGACTTGATGAACCACAAGCACCTTTGTGGCAGAGTCATACTGCCGACTGGCACACATTCAGCAACGGAGAAGAATCCGAGCATCCGGAATTATGGGAGTCGGTATGGGACTGGTATTACGGGAAACAGAACGGTGCTGTCAACGGTGTTCCCGAAAATGAAGTGGATACCCTCGTTGAAACCTTGAATAGTAAGAATGAAAAAGACAGGTTAAATGCCGCTTATCGGTTGGGGCGGGTCGGTGCAGCTGCCGTGCCTGCCTTGAAGCAAATGTTACACAGCGAATCTAATGCTATCCGCGAGTATGCAGGATACGCTTTGAGTCTCACCGGTGCATCCGCTGTTCCGACGCTTATTGATGCCTTGCAAGCAACAGACGATTCCGTTCGGGCAAGCGCAGCATTCGCCTTGGCAGATATGGGAAAAACCGCGCAAGAGGCACTACCTGCGTTGGTCCGCGCTGCACAAGACCCCTCCGAATCGGTCCGACGACACGCAACAGAGGGGTTGGGACTCATCGGACAACTGGTGTCTGACGAAATAGATGTGTCCGAGACTGTGCAGGTCTTGGCAACTCAGTTGAGCGATGCCTATTTTCCTGTTCGCGATAACGCTGCCCGTGCCTTAGCGAAATTCGGAACGCTTGCTGAACCGGCGATGCCTGCGCTTGTCGCGCAACTTGAGGATGAGGACCGATATGTCCGTTTCCATGCCGCGTTAGCGTTAAAGCAGGTTCAAACGCCAGAGGCGCAGGACGTGCTTTTCAATCATCTATTTACTTCGCGCTGGTGTGCCCTAACAACGCGCGGAACACCGTTTTAGGAAATATCGTTATGCCAAGCGCGCTCGTTGCCAAGCTTCAAAACGTAACGAGCGCGTTTCAGAAAGTCCATTTGTTATCGAGGATTTTTTACCCGGTACGTTCCACAGAATAACCGTGCAATCATCGCTTCCACTCGCAACTTCAATTGCGCAAACCGAGTTGATGACTTAACTCCATTAGACGTTTATTTATGCCTGTTTTATCAATCCGGTTGCCATCCACAAATTCTTGATATTCTGGCAACAACCCATCTGGGACCATCAGGCGTGAATTCGCTTCACGCAATGCTAACAACCCCATAAAGATTTGCATCTCCCGTGAATAGTCGGGTATGAAGTCGTTGAATGCTTGACGGAGCTCACCTTCCGTGAAGGTATCACGACCATTGCGTCTGGCGATGTTATTTGCACGTTGAACAATCAAGAGCAGATCTCGCCAAGTCAATCCGTCTGTTTCTGCGCCTCCGACGAGTGCCTGGAAATTAATGTTACCGGAGGTCTGTCCTTGACAGCAAATTTTTAAAACTTCTACTCTACCACCACCTGTAGGCGGTAGCATGATCAATTTGGTGTCAAAAATACCGTACCGTCGAAAGATGGATGGCATTAAATCCGGGCGTTGTGATCCCGCCACCCATATCACTCTACCGTGCAACGATACATCGTTCATGGCATTCACGAGGGCTTGCGGAAATGTTTGCGCGTGTTCTTCTGGATTCATTGTCGTATACGGGGATGCCTGCTCAATTTCATCGATAAAAACAACCGTCGGGGCAATGCCGCGGATAAAATTGAGTCCCGCATTCAGGTTCCGTTCATAAGTGTTTCCGTTTTCATTGATGTTTATTGTTACTTCACTGACCTGATTGGCGTAGCGGAGTCGGACAAAAGCCATGTTCGCCTCACCCGCGAGTACCCTTGCGGCATACACCTTGCTGGTTCCATGTGGGCCGAGGAAGAGCATGCCTCGCGGCACACGTCTCAGATCTCGATTTTTCATACCCGCTGCAATATCCCGGATGATTCGCATGACATACCAACCGTCGTCAGAAGGGCCTTTGCGAGTTTCACCGAGTTCAAGAACGCCGTGGCTGAAGGTCTTGAGACTCTCACGCCGATGTCTGAACAACGCTTCACCGTCTATTTTCCGTTGTGCAGATTCTGCCTGTTGCACAACATCGTGAACACCGAGGAGGTTTAGCCCTATTGTTTCCCGTGCCAAGGTTGCTTTCTCGCGATTATTCCCCAAGGTTTTACGCATCTGTGACGAACCATCCGAGATGTCATATAGATGTTCAATAAACCTTAGGCGTTCATTATAGTTCGGAAACGGAATTTCTATCATAGGAATCTCAGGATTCACGGTGAAATTCGGGTGTACGTCGGATATATTGTGCGTAACGAGCAGGACGACGTGCTTATGCCTTCGGATGTCAAGGTCAGATGCCCAATAGAGGATTTGGTTAAACAAGAGTTGTGCTTCATCTCCACCAACTTCATTCAGCGACGGATCGTTCGGCGTGAGCAGCTCGAGAAAATTGATTACCAACCCAATGCTTGTTCTGCCTTGCCGCAAGAGACGGTTTAATTTGCTCCGCAACTCTCCAGAAGGCGAAGGATCCAAGGTCACTAATGGATCTTCATGTTCTTTATTAAACGCTAAATCGGCATTAATTCTTCGGCGTACAAGCTGCGGATCTACTTCCTGTTCGGCGAGATTAACGTCTTCAACTTCTCTAAAGCGACCCAAAGTCTGAAGCCATGTCGCGACACTCTGAAAATGGAAAGTCCCTATTTTGTTGTACTGTGGGAAGATCTCAAGTGTTCTCTGCATATTTCGCCACTGACCAACTTTAGGGAAATGAATCCCTTCTGATGTATTATATCCGAGAACGAGTTGGCAGCCTAATAAATTGAGCTGCGCCATGAGATAGTCCGTAGTACGCAAGTAGCCGTAAACATCATCGTATAGCAGATCATTTATATTAAAATGGAGCAGAAATTGGTGAGCAGAACCCGCATCATAGTGTTTTTTAATTTCATCCCAGAACATTTTGCCTCCGCAATTTATAGTAAATTCCAAAAATAAATACACACTTTCAGTTTTCCCTGGTAGGTGCGGTTTCCTAATCACACCATAGGTGTCAATTTAAGAAAAAATAACTGTTGTGGTTCCCAGGCCCGGTAGGTTCGGAATGTAATACAAGGAATGGATTTAGTCTATTCCCAGACTAAATCCCCCAACCGAACCGGGTTTTACACAGAAACCTTGAAAACTTCAAAAACCTCTTGAATCCCGTAGGGTTTATTTCCTTGGGTGTTTCTTTAAGTATCTGTGTAGAAAAACGTGACCTCACAGAACTAAGCCCGTAGGGGCGGCATTCTCGGCATAGTAAGTCTGAACTGTGATTTCTGCGATTTCTGTGATTTTTGTGATAAGATTTCTGATGGCAAATCAGGTTCTGATTGTGGCGTTGAAGTTTCTACAGAGGTGGCGTTCCCGTGGAACTGCTGAGTCGTCAGGGCTGGGTTTTCAGTATTCAGTTGCTTGTGATAGGTGCTCTTATCATGGAAATCATAGCCATCAGAAAAATCACAGTTCAGAACGCAAAATTGGAAAGCGTGAGGAAACCACCCGTCCCGGTCTGGGTGCCGAGGTTGTTTTTGGGTGCCGAGATGGCTATTTTTCTAAAATTGACACCTATGGTGCGGTTTCCTAATCACACCGATGTTGAGTGTATAAATAATTACAGAAGCTACTATAAACAATCAATGGCGAGACGACTTGTGATGCTACGCTAAATGATTATGCGCGACCGGTATTTTAATTACATGATGAACCATATACCGATCCGCGCTGTGACAATGCCAAGAATTGCACCTGCAAGCACATCTGTCGGATAGTGGACACCAAGATAGACACGTGCGATACCAACTGTGGTTGCCCAGAAAAATATTGGGATGCGTAAAACTGGAAAGAAACTTGCCAAGAGTGTCATCATCAGAAAAGCGGAGGCGGTGTGCCCTGATGGAAAACTGAATTGATCCGGTGGACGGACTCGAAACTCGACATCCACAATGTGTTTACAAGGGCGATCTCGTTTCATTGACTGTTTAATGAGATGATAGAGGAGTCTCTCAAGCGGGAAGGCAATTGCCGCTGACAAAAGAAAGGGTTTGCTAATCGTGGAATTATATGTTAGATATACATAGAGTCCTAAAAATGGGTAAATCCATCCGTTAGCACTCCATGAGATCAAACGAAATGAACGATTGAGGATAACGCGTTCGTCGCCCCAACTAAAAATGTGCTCGAACAGCAACCTATCCCATCGCGTCAGACTGTTTGTAAATTCTCTTAGCATAGTTTGTAAGGTAAGCAGGCAGAGGTATGAAACCGACCCACTCTATTTCCTTTTGTTCTCTTTGACCGACTCCGCCCACTGAAAAGCAGGGAGCAGCGAGGGGTTTCCTCTACCAGCAATACAGTAGATATTATACCACACATACAAACAAAGGTCAAATCTTTTTTCTTTTTATTACGCCTCAGCCTTATATATGATAGCAGCGTTTCACCTAACATCTAAAGAAGTGGGAAACCTTCACGCCGCGGACATCATAACTTCTCACGAAGCCTTTGGATCCACATAATCAGCGAGATCTCTGAGCGCGATGACGCTGTAATCGTTTTCAGCAAGGTACGCCATATACGCCTCAAATTGTTCCGGTTCTATGTGAACCCATGGATGCTCAAGGTCTGGCACCCCGTGGAACGTAAGAATCGCAATATTCCCATCTGTTGCTTGGGCAAGTGCCCATGTGAAATCATCAAAGTTCCAATGGGGGCCCGCGGCTCCGGTTGTCGGGATTAGGAGCGGATGGTGTTGTGTGGGGTTATAAGCCGGGCCGCGCCCGCCTTCGTTGTCGTAAGGAAATTCAGGCGCGACACCACGCCTCGCAAAATCAAAACCGTGTGACGCAAGCACCTCAACAGCTGCTTCACCGTGGCTATAACCGGGGTAACAGAACGTTGTGGGTTGCGGAATGCCGTAAGCCTCACATCGCGCATCAATATGTTCAAGATCCGCGCGCAGCTCCGCCGCGGACTGCTGCGTGACGTTTCGATGGTACTGGGTATGATTGCCGATCTCGAAACCCGCATCGTGTAACCCACGTACCTCCTCCCACGTCATGTAGGCATCTTTATTCGTCAGGAAGTTCAGCCCTTCGGTAATGTAGAAGGTCGCTCCAAAGCCATAAGATTTCAGGAGCGGACCGACAAAAGTCGCCTGCGATTTACAGCCGTCATCAAAGGTCAACACGACGAGTTTATCAGGGATTGTTTTGCGTGAATTGTTTTTCATACTGTTGGAGTTGTGTCCAAAAAATAATGCTACATTGCATTGCCAGATAATTATAACCACAAACCGCTGTTTAAATCAAGTGAAAATTACATCAACAACCTTTTTCTGTAGAAGCACTCTCCGAATCGCGACCTCTTCGATTGCCATCAGGGTCATTCAATTCTCCGTTTTTGGTGTTGTATTTTGCACAGGTGTTAATACTTTATATATGTTATGTTTTTTGAAAAACCGCAGAAATTTTCGCAGCATTTCGCACCGGATCCTGGAAAAAAAGACATCCAATCCAATAATTTCTTAAAATTGAATAACCCTGCGACTGCCAGAGAAAATGCTTGAAATGCTTGACAAAAATTCCAAAATACTTTAAAATGTTCAAAGGAAAATAATGGAGGTGTAATTATGATTGATCGACGCGCATTTCTAAAATCGCTGGCCGGTTTGACAACGGGTATTCTTTTGTCATCAGCTTGTGCCGAAGGTGATGAAGAAAATAGTCCCAGTGACCGCCTTGGTGCGCTCTTGCCGACACGACGATTCGGTCGCACAGGCGAGGCTGTGACAATGCTCGGCGTTGGTGGATGGCATATCGGCGATATGACGGAAGCTGAGGCTCAGAAAACAATCGAAACCGCGCTTGAAGGCGGTGTACGCTTCTTTGATACCGCAGAAGGTTATCAGACAGGCGGCAGCGAGAGTCGCTTAGGAAAACTCCTTGTTCCAAAATATCGAGATGATGTCTTCCTTATGACAAAGACAAGAGCACGGGACGCCAATGAAGCATGGGAACACCTTGAAGGGTCGCTCTCACGCCTCAATACAGACAGACTTGACCTCTGGCAGGTACATGCTGTACGAAACCCGGCAGACGTGGATGAGAGAATTGAAAACGGTGTTTTGGATGTTATGCTTGAGGCTAAGGAGACTGGAAAAACACGTTATATCGGGTTCACAGGGCATTCAAGTCCCGCTGCCCATCAACGCGTCCTTGAAAAGACGGATATTTTTGACGCTTGTCAATTATCAATGAACCTTGCTGACGTTAGTTACGAAAGTTTCATTGAAAAAGTCGTACCAACCCTCGTGGAGCGAAACATCGGTGTGATTGGCATGAAAGCCTTGGCAAACGGCGGGTTCTTCGGCGGTTCGCAGCACGGGCGGCACGGTACGAATCCGAAAGTCGTCCCGGATCGCGTCAGCGTCTCCGAAGCGGTTCGGTTCGTCTGGGCACTGCCCGTCAGCACGCTCGTTACCGGTCCCGACAACGCCAAGCAGATGCAAGAGAAAATTGATATCGCCCGTGAATTCACGGGTATGGAAGACGACGAACGCCAGAAATTGATAGAAAAGGTTGAGGATATGGCTGGAACAACAGTTGAGTTCTACAAAGCCTAAACTCTTTAGGATTTACGCATTTCCTTTTAAAGTACCCCTGATAA
This region of Candidatus Poribacteria bacterium genomic DNA includes:
- a CDS encoding sugar ABC transporter substrate-binding protein, with protein sequence MKSVHISLVLALILALAFVSAPKADNHQSQSLTIVWAEWDPANYLQELSKDFTAETGITVDVIQIPWPNFQDKVFTAFVGKSDLYDIVIGDSQWLGRNSQGKNYINLTDWINENIDVDAIYGPAMTAFAEYPKGSGTYWALPAEVDAAGYVYRKDLFEAPKEMAAFEKKYGYALAPPKTYDQLRDIAEFFTRPDDDLYGIATWYSKEYDGITMGFQQVMWSFGGSYGDAETYKVAGLLNSEDAAKALEFYTDLLQFSPPDAPNYYWAETLNAYNSGKVAMAMNYFAFFPGVINPEVNKISHDKSGFFIAPAGPKGHYISIGGQGMSISSYSKNKDIAKQYMKWFMQKPVQEKWAALGGFTPHKEVLQSDTFKMATPFNEAFAASFPYLRDFWAVPEYAELLAACQTHWNAAISKIKSPKEALDAIAREHEEIFEDAGYYDE
- a CDS encoding Uma2 family endonuclease, whose amino-acid sequence is MQKQIQAAPTIIYPESDGEPMAETDRHRNLMMDFIFMLKEHFEDVNDVYVSGNLLMYYEEGNIYKSVAPDVFVVFGVSKKERRTYRTWEEARTPDFVLEVESPSTYTNDITDKKSLYASVLSVQEYYIYDPYGEVHPHFQGYRLVDGVYQEIAFVDERLPSVVLGLELGERDGILSLYDANHSAWVPPPKARVLEAEARVENAEARVAQEAEARQREAEAREHAETELAKALVVIEQLKEKTQD
- a CDS encoding sugar ABC transporter permease; protein product: MQTNHPYKTSRGMSDYQIKMAFIMPTMVLLILMNIFPLLWSLYLSFHRYKASMPAAPRFIGVRNYARLLQDPEIWGYFQTTAYFVLLAVAAQFLIGFGLALLLNREFRYKGFITTLLLLPMMLSPVVVGLFWRFILYSDNSGLLNFFLSPILKSPIGWTTHPKVAMLSVVIVDTWMWSPFMMLIALAGLSAVPKYLYEAADVDRASAWFKFRWITLPLVSPLLLIALLFRTMDAFKMFDIVYVLTREGGPGTATETVSMNLYKLAFRNYNTGKACAMAYILLIIIVALSNIYVKYLNRVKGET
- a CDS encoding HEAT repeat domain-containing protein; this encodes MNRPALPLTDQEMRDFIINGYVKVKTDFPPSFHENVYEQLETMFETGNLGNNVLPLIPEMQEVFDHPVVHGAMQGVLGADYVMHPHRYCHYNPEGSDGQGFHKDTYEGDEQIRRHRCRWTMAFYYPQDVTEDMGATAVLPGSQYYETGESAHEQPDLSLCGEAGTVTIVHYDLWHRATPNRSDKKRYMVKFLFSRLGEPQTPAWNSDTANWYNGEEPEHPEMWESLWDWYYGKQNGNPANGVSRAEVDALIGTLDNDNERERLNAAYRLGRVGAAAVPSLKQALHGKSDAIRNYAGYALSLTGAPAVLTLIDALQAANDSVRGTAAYALADMGKTAQEAMPALTRAAQDSSEWVRRHATEALGLIGQQVSEEMDLSETVQVLTNGLHDDYYWIRDNAARSLAKLGTLAEPAIPTLIEQLEDENRYVRFHAALALKQIKTPEAQDALFNHLFASRWCTLTTRGTPY
- a CDS encoding HEAT repeat domain-containing protein — its product is MNRPTLPLTDEQMRDFIINGYVKVKTDFPSSFHENIRQQLDTMFEETGNLGNNLLPAIPEIQEVFDHPVVHGAMQGVLGSDYVMHPHRYCHFNQQGSEGQNFHKDSYAGDEQIRRHRCRWTMAFYYPQDVTEDMGPTAVLPGSQYYETGESAHEQPEVALCGEAGTVTIVHYDLWHRAMPNRSDKKRYMLKFLFIRLDEPQAPLWQSHTADWHTFSNGEESEHPELWESVWDWYYGKQNGAVNGVPENEVDTLVETLNSKNEKDRLNAAYRLGRVGAAAVPALKQMLHSESNAIREYAGYALSLTGASAVPTLIDALQATDDSVRASAAFALADMGKTAQEALPALVRAAQDPSESVRRHATEGLGLIGQLVSDEIDVSETVQVLATQLSDAYFPVRDNAARALAKFGTLAEPAMPALVAQLEDEDRYVRFHAALALKQVQTPEAQDVLFNHLFTSRWCALTTRGTPF